CAATATCTCTTCAAACTTACCTGAAGAAAGCTCTAATAAGAGGCTTTTACATTTTTCATACCTTAAAAGGCCCTTAGGAGTAAATACAATGAGAGGAGAAGATCTTTTTTTATAAACCTGTTTTCTTAAAAGATGAAAAAACTGTGCTGGTGTCGTAGGATTTATAATTTGCATATTCCCATCCCCTGCAAGCTGTAAAAACCGCTCCATCCTTCCAGAAGAGTGCTCAGGTCCTTGACCTTCATAGCCATGAGGTAAAAATAACGTGATATTAGAAGACTTTTCCCACTTCTGCTTTCCTGCTGCAATGTACTGATCTATAATAACTTGCGCCTCATTACTAAAATCACCATACTGCGCCTCCCAAATAACAAGTCCCTCCAAGTAAGAAAGGCTATAACCATATTCAAAACCAAGGATTGCAAATTCTGAAAGGGGCGAATTGTACACGCTGAACAAGCCTTGATCTTCCTTTAAATGATTCAAGGGAATATAACACTCATCTTCCTTGTCTTGGTCCACCCATACACAATGTCTTTGACTAAACGTTCCTCTTTGTGAATCCTGCCCAGAAAGCCTCACATGCTTTTTTTCTAAAAGAAGCGTTGCAAAGGCAAGCTGCTCGGCCATTGCCCAATCAATACCTTGACGCTCTTCTATCATTTGAAGCCTATTTTCCATAAGCTTAACAATTTTTTTATGAAGATGAAAATTTTGGGGAATAGAGCTAAGTTTATAAGCAACTTCTTGTAATATAGACTTACTGACAGAAGTGTTTACTTTCTCAAAAAGATCTTCTGAATGAGCTTTTGGAACATCTTGATTTTCTATCTTTGTCTCTTTAATAAATTCTAATTCTTTTTGCAAACGGCTACTATACTCTCTTTCAAGGGCTTTAACAAGATCTTCTTGAACACTTTGCTCTCTCAATAGCTTTTGAACATATAAATGACGGATAGACTTTTTTAATTTAATTGATCGATACTCTAAGGGCTGAGTAAAGCTTGGATCATCACTCTCATTGTGGCCATATTTACGGTAGCAATTTAAATCAATGAACACATCTGTGTGAAATTGATTACGCAGTTGCACGGCAAGAGAAGAGACTAATAGGCACTGCTCTGGATCTTCTACATTAACATGAAACACAGGCACATCAAACGTTTTTGCAATATCTGTACAATAACTTGTAGACATATAGTCTTTAGGTATAGTTGTAAAGCCAATTTTATTATTAATAATAATATGAATTGTACCTCCATTCCCATATCCAGGAAGTTTTTGAAGCTGCATAGTCTCATATACAATCCCTTGACCACAAATTGCAGCATCTCCGTGAACTAAAATG
Above is a genomic segment from Chlamydiales bacterium containing:
- a CDS encoding 2-oxoglutarate dehydrogenase E1 component, with the protein product MSEKLIFNFAENPLLFERLYEEYCKDNKSVDSSWKSVFSNVLEEKKEASLGNITCGTMRIEFTHQTQEWLQRALEEKSLSSVFTEKEKLELCLQLSRAELFEVFLHTKYVGQKRFSLEGAETLIPMLTTIIEKSADEGARDFVIGMPHRGRLNVLVNVLHKSYAMVFSEFEDDVNKMYFESSGDVKYHKGFSSDIMLRSSHKVHIALAPNASHVESVDPIVEGKVHAKQVKKDDREQNQVIPILVHGDAAICGQGIVYETMQLQKLPGYGNGGTIHIIINNKIGFTTIPKDYMSTSYCTDIAKTFDVPVFHVNVEDPEQCLLVSSLAVQLRNQFHTDVFIDLNCYRKYGHNESDDPSFTQPLEYRSIKLKKSIRHLYVQKLLREQSVQEDLVKALEREYSSRLQKELEFIKETKIENQDVPKAHSEDLFEKVNTSVSKSILQEVAYKLSSIPQNFHLHKKIVKLMENRLQMIEERQGIDWAMAEQLAFATLLLEKKHVRLSGQDSQRGTFSQRHCVWVDQDKEDECYIPLNHLKEDQGLFSVYNSPLSEFAILGFEYGYSLSYLEGLVIWEAQYGDFSNEAQVIIDQYIAAGKQKWEKSSNITLFLPHGYEGQGPEHSSGRMERFLQLAGDGNMQIINPTTPAQFFHLLRKQVYKKRSSPLIVFTPKGLLRYEKCKSLLLELSSGKFEEILDDLEKYRSAKILLFCSGRVFYDLILERENRCRSDIAIIRIEQLYPLHEENLKSIISTYQQIEEVFWVQEEPQNMGAWSFMQPRLQQLLNTKHKFGYRGRKEAAVSAVGSHALHLQEYESIMSKVFE